The genomic region TTTAACGGGCACCACGGCTTCTTCCGGGGCGGCCTGCTGGGCGGGCTTATCGGCCTTCGTGCCGCACGACCAGAGGGCGACGGCAAGGACCAGGGCGGGGAGGATAGATGCTGTTTTCATGGTAGTTTGTGCCACCGGGCTTCAGCCCGGGTTTAAGTTTGTTTTTTCACCGGCTGAAGCCGGGGGGTACGTTAGAGGGCGGTAATTCTGTTCAGGCTGGCCTGCTTCGTCAGCACGTCAAAGTGGGTCAGCGATTGCTGAAGCTGGGCGGTCAGGCGGTCGTTCTGGGCTTTCAGGTATTCTACCAGCAGCGCCTGGCCATTGCGGTATTTGCTGTCGACTAATCGGAAGGTTTGGTCGGCATTGGCCAGGCCGTCGCGGGTGGCAGTGAGACTTTCCTGCGCGGCGTCGAGGTCGTAATACGCCTGCACGACCTGCAATTGAATCTGTTTCTGCACCTCGGTCAGCTTCGTTTGCAGAAGCTCGGTCTGAATCTTCGACTGCTGGATTTTCGAGCGTTTTTCGTACCCCTTGAACAGGTCCCACGACAGGCCCAGCTGCGCGATGCCGTACGCCTGGTTGCGGAAGGTGTACCCGAATCCCTGAAATCCGGTATAGCCGCCGATGTACACATTCGGAAGTTTGGCATTGGCTTCGTTGAGCTTGACGGCCGTCTGCGCGGCCCGGAGTGAGCCGTTCAGCTGCGAAATCTCCTGCCGGTTGCGCAGGGCGGCCTGTTGCAGGTCGGCCAGCGGGGCTGCGTCGGTAATCGTGGTGCGGGCCAGGGTGCTGTCGACCAGAATGTCGGCCGTCAGGTCGCGGTTGAGCAGGAAATTGAAGTAGGCTTTCGCCGATTCCCGATTTTTCTCGGCCGTTACACGCTGCTGGGCGAGCTTGCTGAGTTCGTAGCGGGCGGAGGTCAGGACGTCTTTCGTGGCGACGTTGTTGGCGACGAGTTTTTCGTTCAGGCGGGCCAGTTCGCTCAGGACGGTGCGGGCATGGTCGTAAATCCGTACGGCGTCGAGCGTTTGCAGGTACTGGAAATAGGCCGTAGCGATGTTGTAACGCAGTTCGTTCTCAATCACCTTTCGCCGGGCTTCCTGCGCCGATAGCAGT from Tellurirhabdus rosea harbors:
- a CDS encoding TolC family protein, which gives rise to MISKLLMYTLLGLLPMKLLAQPGPEPSPILEGYVREGLQSNLALKQETLEVRRVAESINQAKALFYPRVTFNPTYSLAAGGRRLQFPVGDMLNPVYKTLNQLTGAERFPTNIENVNELLAPNNFHDTRLNVQYAIYNTDIQYNYLIQKELLSAQEARRKVIENELRYNIATAYFQYLQTLDAVRIYDHARTVLSELARLNEKLVANNVATKDVLTSARYELSKLAQQRVTAEKNRESAKAYFNFLLNRDLTADILVDSTLARTTITDAAPLADLQQAALRNRQEISQLNGSLRAAQTAVKLNEANAKLPNVYIGGYTGFQGFGYTFRNQAYGIAQLGLSWDLFKGYEKRSKIQQSKIQTELLQTKLTEVQKQIQLQVVQAYYDLDAAQESLTATRDGLANADQTFRLVDSKYRNGQALLVEYLKAQNDRLTAQLQQSLTHFDVLTKQASLNRITAL